GCGGGCCGTCGTGAACTCACAGGATGACGCGATGAGACATATGATCAAGGGGAGGCGCGTGCTGATTACGGGAGCCGGCGGCTCCATCGGATCCGAATTGTCGCGACAAGTTGCCGCTCTGGGCCCGGAATCGCTGGTCCTCTATGAACGTCATGAGAACAGTCTGTACATGATTGCCAAGGAATTGGATGATCAGGGCCTTGGTTCCTTTGTTCATCCGGTCCTCGGGGATGTCACCGATGTCTCCCGACTAACTTCCACGGTTACCAAATACCGGCCGAGCATTTTCTTCCATGCCGCTGCACACAAGCATGTACCGCTCGTTGAACTGAACCCGGCGGAAGCCCTCAAGAACAACTGTATGGGGACACGAATTACAGCTGAGGTTGCCCACCGGCTCGCTGTGGAGCGGTTCGTCCTTATTTCAACGGACAAGGCCGTGAATCCGTCGAGTGTCATGGGAGCGACTAAACGTGTGGCGGAACTCATCGTCCAGGGGATCGCCCGGCAGAGCAAGACGCGTTTCATCACTGTCAGGTTTGGGAACGTACTCGGGAGTAACGGAAGCGTTCTTTTGCGATTCCAGGAGCAAATTCGAGCGGGAGGTCCTGTCACGGTCACCGATCCGGGCGTGCGGCGGTACTTCATGCTCATTCCCGAAGCCGTCCACCTGGTATTGCAGGCAGCCTCACTAGGAGAGCAAGGTGCGACGTATATCTTGAATATGGGAGAACAGATCAGCGTACTAGACCTTGCAAGGAACTTGATCCGACTGTCGGGATTCGTGCCGGGCCAGGAAATTCCGATCCAATTCGTAGGGTTACGCCCGGGCGAAAAGCTCGCCGAAGAATTGGTCGGAGAAGGGGAGGCGACTGAACAGTCCATGATCGAGAACATTCTCAGAATTCGCCGCATGGCTCCGATTGACTTCGATAATCTGCAGAACAAGGTGACGGCTTTGGAAGCGGCTGCCCGTCTGAACCACACGACGTGGGCCATTGATCGGTTACGGGAACTGGTTCCAGAGTTCCACTCTCCCGGGGAACTGGAGAGGGCGCCGGTTCCGGCTATGCCCGCGACGAGGGAGGATCTCGGTGTTTCCAGGAAGGCGGGTTCACTGGTGGAGTCAGGTGCCACGCCTTCGCTATAATCCTTCGGCGAACGCTCGTTGATATGTTCCCGATGTGGTGATTCTGCTCATCATGCGGGCCACAAATTGGATAGGACAACTGGACTAAGCCGTTGGAGTTTGAGATGACCACATTCGATGCCGACAGACAGATCGATCAGCCGCATTCTGGTCTTCCTCGGGATTTTTTGAGTGTAGCGAGACATCAGAAGTGGGTCATCGTCGCATGCATTCTCATTTCCGTTGCCGCTGCTGCCACCTATTGTCTCATTGCCACAAAGTTATACCGGTCGGAGACCATGATCCTCGTCGAGGATCAGAAGATCCCAGAAAACTACGTGAAAGGGGTAGACGAGGGAAATCTCGAACAGCGTATCTTCGTGATTCAAAAGCAGGTACGCAGCCGGGCTGTACTGACCGACATTGTGAACGAATTCCACCTGTATACGGACCTTGTGGAGAAGGAAGGGCCCGAGGCGGGCGTCTCGGCGCTGGCCAATGGGATCATGGTGGAAATGGTCGGCAAGGGCCCGCGCGGCAATTTTGTCGGTCGCAGCAGCCTTGATGCGTTTACGATCTCTTTTATCCACGAGAGTCCTCGGACCGCTATGGAAGTGACCGCGCGCTTGGCAACGAAGTTTATCGAGCAGAACTTGAAAACTCGTGAACAGACCGCCGAGGGGACGACGGAATTTTTTGATGAGGAGGTTCTCAGAGCGAAGGCGGAACTTGAACGGAAGGAGAACGAGCTCAGTCAGTTCAAGTCGCTGCACGTGGGGAAGCTCCCACAACAGGTCGAATCCAACCTGCGTGCCCTCGACCGGCTGCAGGGCGACCTGAAGGCCAGCACTGAGAGCTCCCAGCGACTGGCGGACCGGCTGGCGCTTGTAGAGAACGCGATTCGAGACTATCAACGGTCCGGCACTCCAAACCTCTCTCTGGTCCCCGGATCAGTAGAGCCGGATCCGCTCTTCCGCCGGTTGAAGGAACTGCGGGAGAAGCTCGTCAAGCTACAGGCGGAGTTCTGGGATACCTATCCGGACGTCGTTTTAACGAGAGATGAGATGCAAGATGTGCAGCGGAAACTCACGGAGGTTTACGGCCCCGATATCCTTAAGTCCGGTGAAAAACCGGTCGATCCGTACCTGCAGGATTTGAGAAGGCAACAAACAGAAACTAAGAGCGAATGGGAGCTGCAGAGCAGGCGGCAACTGGGGCTGCAGACTGAGAAGCGGGAGCTTGAGCGACGGATCGAAAAGGCGCCGCAGATAGAGCAGGACTTGTTGATCCTGGAACGTGACTACGACAACATGAAGACTAACTACCGATCGCTTCTGGAGAAGCGTCTCAATGCGAGGGTGGCGGAAAACCTTGAGAAACGACAAAAAGGCGCACAATTTCGCATTCTCGATCCAGCCAGCTTCCCGAGAGTGCCCGAGTCTCCCAATGAGCGACGGATTATGGTGTTTGGGCTCCTCTTTGGGTGTGCGCTTGGAGCAGGACTTGCCTTGATCCGGGAGCTCTCGACACCTCAATTCCGTCGGCCTGAGGATATTGAGCACATATTGGGACCGCAGTTACTTGCGGTCATCCCGGACTTTGCCATTGAATATAACCGCTTGAGGTGGCAGCGGTACTTCCCGACCGCCCGATCAGCGGCTGCGGTGTCTGCAGAAGAGGGTGCCGTTGTGGGGGACCTCGCGCTCGTTCCCTCGACTCACCTGAATACTCGGAGTCCCCAGCCACGGAATGATGATTTTGTTGTGAAATGGATGCCGCACTCCCTTGTGGCAGAGCAATACCGGGTCGCCGCGACGCGGCTCGCATTGCAGAAGGGTAACGGAGATTCGACCATTGTCGCCGTCACCAGCGCTGTCAAAGGAGAAGGAAAAACAACGACCGTGATCAATCTCGGCTATACACTTGCGCGGGATTTGGGGCTCCGCACGCTCTTGCTGGATTGCGATTTTGCGGTCCCGATGCCGAACCGTTACGTCGATACCGTTGCCAAGTGGGGGTTGGCCGATTGGCTAACTAGCGATATTCCTCTGGAGAGTTGTTTTTCGGAGTTTGCCGATGTCCCCTGTTGGTTGATGCCGGTCGGGAATTCTGATGTGTCAATAAACGAGTTATTGAAAACGGAGCGCCTGCCGAGCATTCTTGCTCAGTTGCGCGAACGGTTCGACATTATACTTATCAACACACCACCAATTTTCCCTTTGGCGACCATGAATGTCCTGGCGAATTATATCGATCATATGGTGCTTGTTGTGCGAGCCAATTCAACCCCTCATCAGGTCGTCAGGCGTGCGGTGAAATCCCTCGGCACGCGTGTGCCGTTCCAGGTCTTACTCAACCGGGTAGGGAGCGATGCCCTGCCTTCCTATGTCTATGGTCACTCCTACACGCAAGCAAAAGTGCAGTCGACGTAACAGTGCCGATAACCATTGGTATCCGGACGGGTAAATGTGAGTGTGGGCAGGGGAATGTCTGTTTCATCTCGCGCTGTCGAATGGTCGCGCTTGGAAGTCTGTTTGAGTCATTCGGTTTCTACCAACTGATTCTTGGATCCCTGACACTCAGATTCAATCACGATGGGAAGGCATGATTTGACGACTATGGGAACAGTTTCTGCGATCGAACTGCGCGTTCGATTCTGAGCCGGCTCCGGATTCGCCGGGTCGTCTGAACGGACTTGGCATCTATGATCAGCATGGCGCACCAGATATCGCATCAATTCTATGCTCTGTGATTGTGGCCGTTTTGTAGCAAGGAGGATGTACTATGAGCACCGAAAGTTTGATCGTGAGGACATTGGAAGGCGAGGAGTGGGGTTTTATCAAACGGTTGATTATGGATTCGGTCACCAGGCAAATCAGACATGCGGATGTGGTTCTCGCGGATACAGGGAAAATCGTCAGAGTTCCCTGGGAAAGTTTTGAATTTCAAAACGAGGACATCAGGCTTGGCGCTGATTCTGGGGAATTGTGTTCGAGCTCAATGGAATCTGACGGCGAGATGGCGCACACGATGGCAATGGACTTATGGCCGTGAGTTTGCGGTTCCTTCTCAAATTAGTGTGAGATCTCATACCCAGCCGATCCGCTCTCCTCTTGCGTGAACATACCCGGCCGATGTGTATATATTGCGGCGCCGCAGAGGGATGCGTTCCGTTGCCTCATGTGCGGTAGTGCGCATGGAGCTTATCGACACAGCAATTGACGCGCAAACCCTTCAATCACCCTTCGGCTCTTGTACACCACGATCCACCGTGCACGCGTTCCGATAGAGTGACATGGAGTTGAGGAGCACCATGCCGCCTTCCCGTCTTAGTGTTACGATATTGACGAGCATTGTTAAAGATCTGAAAGCCGGCGTGACGGTGAAAACTATCTGCCGTCGGTATCATGTCTCACCGCAGACGGTCTATCGCTGGCGGAAAAAACTCAGTGCTCAAGGAACGAGTTCCATCGAACGCCTGCATGACCTGGAAAATGAAAATCGTCGATTGAAACGTAAGGTCGCCGAACTGTCGCTGGACTATAGTACGCTCAGGATAGCACTGATTACCGAGGCCAAAACCGAATGCTAATCTGCACGAATCTGGAACATTCATTGTGCTTGAATACTTCCCTTCCTTTCCGATCAAGCCCCACCCCCGTTCGTCGTCACTCTCTTTTCCATCGTTCAATCCGTTCCCGCAGCAGAGAAACATAGACAAAAAAGAGTGGCTCTCACACGCTACCTGTGTTGCCCATTCCCTCTGATCTTGACTTCTCAATCCCCGGAATACATTCCGTCGGCATGAGTTCGCCGCCGTGGAAATGGGAGACTTGCCTCCATTTCTGCAGAACGGCGGTCTCGTCGAATGTCAGCAGGTATTCCTCGCACCAGATGCCTGGCGCGGTATAGCGGTTGCCGGCCTGTTGTTCGCGCATTTCGTAAACCCACACCGTCTCTCCCTCTTCGCTCCTCCGAACTGCTTTAGGCGCCCCGAGTTCCTGTCTCACCTCAGTTTGTGTTGCCCGTCCTTTGACTGAATCCAGATACGCCGCTTCTCTGTTTTGGAAATGACTGCATGCCGTGACCGTGATGGACAGGGCTATCAGGCCGAAGGTCCAGGCAAGTTTCATGATCGTGCCTCCCGATTCGATCGTGATCCGCTCCGCGCGGTCTACGGTACGATGCGGGATTGTACGCCGTTAGAACGGATCCGTCTCCTCATGAGTCATTCTGTCCCCGCGCCGCAACGGCGTGACTGGAACGTGGCAGATGAAGGATGAAGAGGCGAGAGTGTCGCCTGGGACGACCAGGCACAGTGGCCAGGTTGTGTGCCGTTCAGAAAAGGAGCTAACAGAGCAAACGGGCACACCACAGGTGTGAAATCAGAACATGGGCTGAGTGATGGAGGGGAATCGCGGGGGGAGATCAGACCGCTTTCTTAACCAAACCCGACCGCAGGCAGCGCGTACACACCCGAATACGCAAAGCCGCTCCGTTTACGAGTGCCTTGACACGTTGCAGGTTGGGATTGAAGACGCGCTTGGTCTTATTGTTTGCGTGGCTGACGTTGTTACCGGTCTGATGCTTTTTCCCACAGAGATCACAGGCAAATGCCACGGCCCTACTCCTTTGTTGCGGCGTCTTTCAACGACTAGTCCTTGAATGGGAAGGGATGCTACCATAGCGCCAGGGGACAAGACAAGCTGCCGGGGTGAATTCTCCTTTCAGGATGCCCTCTCCCGCTCGCATCGCCGTTCATTTCATTTGAGGTCATATCAATGGATCAGGTCACGCTTATCGGATTACTCGCCGGAACCCTCACGACGATCGCCTTCATCCCTCAACTCCAGCAGACCTGGCGCACGCGCTCCGCGCAGGATGTCTCGCTCGGGATGTTGTTGACGTTTACAACTGGAGTGTTTCTGTGGTTGGTCTACGGGCTACTCCTCGGCGCCCTTCCCATCATCCTCGCAAACCTCGTCACGCTCGTTTTAACGCTGGCCATCCTCATCCTCAAACTACGGTACCGTTCGTAGCTCGTTGCTCTGCGGCACGCGTTGGTGATATGCCAGCGGCGTTTCCGCGCGAGCGTTCCCTTGCGGGTCCTCTTGACAAGATTGCCCCGCCTCTCCTAAAGTTTGCTTCGTTTTCAGACACCTTGGGTGAAGGGAAGAGGGTGAAACGCCCTCGCGGTCCCGCCGCTGTAAATGGGGACGAAACCCGTATATGCCACTGTTCGCGTTGCCGAACGGGAAGGCGCGGGGAGTAGGATGAACCATGAGCCAGAAGACCTGCCCAGGGAGAGACCCTTTATTCCCTCGTGGGCTGGGGAATAGGCGAGGATGAATTGCGGGTGCAATCCTCAGGGTTCCATGTAGGCCCTGGGGATTTTTTATTTGCGCGCCGTTCGAATCAGTCCTCCCGGCCGGTTCGTCGTCGGATGTCTCGGAATCCTCTGGTCTGTCGTACTGCCCTGCCTCGCGCTTGCATTGGGAGATTCCGCTGGAGAGGACACAGTGATGAAACGCCGCCAACAAGGCATTCTGACCGGCATGCCGTTCATGGCCAACATCACCCCGCGCACGTTCATCGACGACGCGGGACGCAAACTCTATGTCGCCAAGGCTCCTACCAGGGTTGTCTCACTGGCGCCGAGTATTACCGAGATGTTGTTCGCTCTGGGGTTGGATGAACAGGTCGTCGGCGTCACGGACTTTTGCAATTTCCCGGCCGCCGCCGCAGCCAAGCCCAAGGTTGGCTATAGCAATCCCAACCTGGAATCCCTGATCGCGCTCCGGCCCGAACTGATCGTGGCGCCGCTGGAATTTCATCGCGCCAATGTGCTGGCCAAGCTGGAAGAACTCAAGATTCCAGTCCTCCTGCTCCAAGCCGCGTCGTTAGAACAGGTCTTTGCGCACATTCATACGCTGGGACGGATCTTTGATCGATCGACGGCCGCCCATGCCATGACCGCGGCGATGCGGCAGCAGATGGCCGAGATCACCCGTCGAACAGAAGGCCTGCCGCGCACGCGAGTGTTGTACGTGATCAATAGCCAGCCGCTCATCACGGTAGGCCCTGGCAGCTACATCCATCAGATGATCGGGTTGGCCGGGGGGAGCAATATTGCCTCCGAAGCGGCCGCGGCCTATCCGCGCCTGACGATGGAAACGGTGCTGAAAGAAGATCCCGAAATCTTGATCTTTCCCAGAGGATCGGTGGAAACGGTGCCGCGAAGCGAGCAGGAAGCCTGGCGACGCTGGAACACGCTGACGGCCGTGCAGCACAACCGCCTTCGCGAAGTGTCCGCAGATGCGCTCAATCGTCCCGGCCCGCGTGTCATGCAGGGGCTGGAAGCACTCGCCAGGGTCATTCACCCCGAAGCGTTCGACTCTGAACCGACGGCAGCTCAACCATGATGCCATCCGCTGGCCATCCCGCGACACCTCCTTCTGCGCTCACCTCGCCGTCGCCAACCCTGTCGCCGAATCTCATGCAGCCCGGCGCTGAAAACGCCGGGATTGGCCGGCCGTTTCAGGGTGCGGTTCTGACTCGCTCGCGCTGGTTCTCCGTCATGGGGGCGCTGTCGCTCCTCTCCGCGATCCTCGCCATATTGTGTCTGCAGGTTGGGACGCAGTACATCGGTGCGGGAAACTTTATCGGATTGTTGTGGTCTGCCGTGTTCGGGGCATCGGAGGAATCTGATGCACTCCGGACGACGGGGGTGATTCTGCTGCAGGTTCGATTGCCGCGCGTGTTTCTGGGGTTCCTGGTGGGAAGTTGCCTCGCAGCGGTTGGTGTGGCACTGCAGGCGCTGCTGAGAAATCCCTTGGCCGATCCCTATGTGCTGGGAGTGTCGAGCGGGGCCGCTCTGGGCGTGGCCATCGCTGTCCTGTTCGGGATCGGCACTACGGTCCTGGCGCTGTCGCTGCTGCCTGTCTGCGGGTTTGCGGGAAGCCTGATTGCGCTGATGGTCATCTACCGCATGGCGGCATCCTATGATCGGCTCCCGATCCATTCGGTGCTGCTCGCAGGCGTCATCCTCAATGCGATTTTTTCCGCGTTGATTATGTTCATCACCTCCATCATGGAGCCGAACCGCTCGTTCGGGATGATGGCTTGGCTTATGGGGTCGCTGACGGCGCCTGCCTATCCGGTCTTGATGGTGCTGGCCGCCTACTTGCTTCTCGGCCTCCTGTTGCTGTTGAAACAGGTCCGGGTACTCAACATTCTCGCTTTGGGTGAAGAGCCGGCCCGGTCATTGGGCATCAATACTGAACGGACCAAACGCGTCATCTTCCTGCTGTCGGCCCTGATGACCGGGGCGGTCGTCTCCTTCAGCGGCATGATCGGGTTTATCGGCATGATCATCCCGCATGCGGTGCGTCTGGTGGTGGGCGCGGATCACCGGTTGCTCCTGCCGGCCTCAACACTGGTCGGAGGAATGTTCCTGATGATGGCGGACACCATGGCCCGCACGCTGTTTGTCCCGTCGGAAGTGCCGGTCGGTGTCATCACGGCGTTAGCCGGCGGTCCCTTCTTTGTCTACCTGCTGGTCTGGAGAAAGGATCGATTGACATGAGCCGGCATCGCGCAGAGGAGGCGCGTATCGATATCCATGAAGGCGCCGGCACGCGCGCCGCCCATGCGTATGAGCTGCGCGGGGTGCAGTTCTGTTACGGGAGACCCAGTGCACGTGATGTCAGGTGGGTGCTTCGGGATGTGACGCTGCAGGTTCGGCCGGGTGAAATCATGGGCATCGTCGGCCCTAACGGATCGGGAAAAACCTCGCTGCTGAAACTGTTGGCGAAGCTCGCCGCGCCTCAAATGGGAGACCTCACATTATTCGGTCGCAGTCTGGCCGGCCTGTCTCAGGAGGAAACGGCTCAAACCGTCGCCTTTGTGCCGCAGGAAAGCCAGCAGATGTTTCCGTTCACGGTGGCGGAAACCGTGCTGATGGGGCGTTTCCCGCATCGGCGCCGGTCTCGTTGGAGTCTGGGGTTCGGCTGGGAGGATCAGGATGATTGCCGGGCAGCCGCGCAGTCCATGGCGACGATGGATATTGCGCATCTGGCCGCCCGCCTGGTGACCGATCTCTCCGGCGGGGAGCGCCAGCGAACCATGATTGCGCGTGCCCTTGCCCAAATGCCCCGCGTGTTGCTGCTGGATGAGCCGACGGCGTTTCTCGACCTGCAGCATCAACTCGACATTTGCTCGGTTCTGCGCCGGCTGCGCGATGAGCGGGGGTTGACGGTGGTGATCGTCTCGCACGATTTGAATCTGGCCAGCCAATATTGCGACCGCGTGGCGATGTTGAAGGACGGCAGGGTATCCGCGATGGGGACTCCTTCGGAAGTCATGTCGGTCGAAGTGCTGCGCGAGGTCTACGGCTGCAACGTATTGATCGATCCGCATCCCCAGTCGGGGCTGCCGCGCATCACGCTGCCTGGTCCATCGTTGCCGGCTCACGTGTAGGAAGAATGTTGCGGGAGGGGTTCGTGCCCGGCCCACCCGCGTGACAGGAAGGGGCGCGTCATCACTGGAGAACGGAGTCTCAGGAAGACGCCGTCAGCGTCGGGGAAGATGGTGCAAAACCATCAC
This genomic stretch from Nitrospira sp. CR1.1 harbors:
- a CDS encoding ABC transporter substrate-binding protein, yielding MRAVRISPPGRFVVGCLGILWSVVLPCLALALGDSAGEDTVMKRRQQGILTGMPFMANITPRTFIDDAGRKLYVAKAPTRVVSLAPSITEMLFALGLDEQVVGVTDFCNFPAAAAAKPKVGYSNPNLESLIALRPELIVAPLEFHRANVLAKLEELKIPVLLLQAASLEQVFAHIHTLGRIFDRSTAAHAMTAAMRQQMAEITRRTEGLPRTRVLYVINSQPLITVGPGSYIHQMIGLAGGSNIASEAAAAYPRLTMETVLKEDPEILIFPRGSVETVPRSEQEAWRRWNTLTAVQHNRLREVSADALNRPGPRVMQGLEALARVIHPEAFDSEPTAAQP
- a CDS encoding ATP-binding cassette domain-containing protein, producing MSRHRAEEARIDIHEGAGTRAAHAYELRGVQFCYGRPSARDVRWVLRDVTLQVRPGEIMGIVGPNGSGKTSLLKLLAKLAAPQMGDLTLFGRSLAGLSQEETAQTVAFVPQESQQMFPFTVAETVLMGRFPHRRRSRWSLGFGWEDQDDCRAAAQSMATMDIAHLAARLVTDLSGGERQRTMIARALAQMPRVLLLDEPTAFLDLQHQLDICSVLRRLRDERGLTVVIVSHDLNLASQYCDRVAMLKDGRVSAMGTPSEVMSVEVLREVYGCNVLIDPHPQSGLPRITLPGPSLPAHV
- the rpmB gene encoding 50S ribosomal protein L28 codes for the protein MAFACDLCGKKHQTGNNVSHANNKTKRVFNPNLQRVKALVNGAALRIRVCTRCLRSGLVKKAV
- a CDS encoding iron chelate uptake ABC transporter family permease subunit, producing the protein MMPSAGHPATPPSALTSPSPTLSPNLMQPGAENAGIGRPFQGAVLTRSRWFSVMGALSLLSAILAILCLQVGTQYIGAGNFIGLLWSAVFGASEESDALRTTGVILLQVRLPRVFLGFLVGSCLAAVGVALQALLRNPLADPYVLGVSSGAALGVAIAVLFGIGTTVLALSLLPVCGFAGSLIALMVIYRMAASYDRLPIHSVLLAGVILNAIFSALIMFITSIMEPNRSFGMMAWLMGSLTAPAYPVLMVLAAYLLLGLLLLLKQVRVLNILALGEEPARSLGINTERTKRVIFLLSALMTGAVVSFSGMIGFIGMIIPHAVRLVVGADHRLLLPASTLVGGMFLMMADTMARTLFVPSEVPVGVITALAGGPFFVYLLVWRKDRLT
- a CDS encoding transposase is translated as MELRSTMPPSRLSVTILTSIVKDLKAGVTVKTICRRYHVSPQTVYRWRKKLSAQGTSSIERLHDLENENRRLKRKVAELSLDYSTLRIALITEAKTEC
- a CDS encoding AAA family ATPase; translation: MTTFDADRQIDQPHSGLPRDFLSVARHQKWVIVACILISVAAAATYCLIATKLYRSETMILVEDQKIPENYVKGVDEGNLEQRIFVIQKQVRSRAVLTDIVNEFHLYTDLVEKEGPEAGVSALANGIMVEMVGKGPRGNFVGRSSLDAFTISFIHESPRTAMEVTARLATKFIEQNLKTREQTAEGTTEFFDEEVLRAKAELERKENELSQFKSLHVGKLPQQVESNLRALDRLQGDLKASTESSQRLADRLALVENAIRDYQRSGTPNLSLVPGSVEPDPLFRRLKELREKLVKLQAEFWDTYPDVVLTRDEMQDVQRKLTEVYGPDILKSGEKPVDPYLQDLRRQQTETKSEWELQSRRQLGLQTEKRELERRIEKAPQIEQDLLILERDYDNMKTNYRSLLEKRLNARVAENLEKRQKGAQFRILDPASFPRVPESPNERRIMVFGLLFGCALGAGLALIRELSTPQFRRPEDIEHILGPQLLAVIPDFAIEYNRLRWQRYFPTARSAAAVSAEEGAVVGDLALVPSTHLNTRSPQPRNDDFVVKWMPHSLVAEQYRVAATRLALQKGNGDSTIVAVTSAVKGEGKTTTVINLGYTLARDLGLRTLLLDCDFAVPMPNRYVDTVAKWGLADWLTSDIPLESCFSEFADVPCWLMPVGNSDVSINELLKTERLPSILAQLRERFDIILINTPPIFPLATMNVLANYIDHMVLVVRANSTPHQVVRRAVKSLGTRVPFQVLLNRVGSDALPSYVYGHSYTQAKVQST